Genomic segment of Sarcophilus harrisii chromosome 4, mSarHar1.11, whole genome shotgun sequence:
ATATCAAGACAGAACCAGGAATGTTATTTGTCTCGAACCATAAAAAGCACAGAACATTTTTGCCTGGGTCCTTACCTTTCAAGTCCCATTGTTAAGCCCCTTGTATCCAACTCAGgcccaaaaaaagagaaagtgtaTAACCTACCTCATGAGATCTAAACTTAGTGTTATCCAGTTTTCGAACTGCGTAGGTCATATCTTCCTTCCGAACAAACTCCACGACACCAGTTCCATCTCGGTAAACATCAGCATAACATACATCACCTGCTTCACGCATGTGATCCTTTAAATCCTGCCAACTTCCACTTGGAGGCAGCCCtgaatcaaaagaattaaaactgttaatatcaaatatttgtttcctcttttaaaCCATCCAGTTACAAAGCATCCATTTAAACTATAGTGACAAACACAAATGTACACTTCAATatacttggtaaaaaaaaaaaaaaaaaaaaaaaccagattatTTGCAAAACCTTAAGTATGTTCCTATTAGGAAGCCTGATTCAGAGCCACGTTCCAACTAACAATTTAGAGGCAGGCATCAAGACTTCTCATTGAGGTAAGGTGCTCCCTATTCAGACATTCCTCTAACATCTCGGCCTTACTTAGGCGAGGAGAAATGAGTTAACTGGGGCAACAAAGCCGGTACATATTTATCAAGGAGGACTGGGAGATTTCTTGACAGAGACACTGCCTAATTTAGTACCTAAATAAAATGAACCGAGCACGAAAACAGATGGGAAATCGTCCCCATtaattctcctcttccccttaggatgcaaaagaaaatgactcctcACCAGAAACGACCACTCTGTATTCTGATCGCCTGGACGGGGGGCCATAGCGGCCTCGAGGGGCTCCAccgccgcccccgccgccgccaCCCCCTCGGCCAGTACCCCGGCCACTTCGGGGAAACTCCACGCGGAGCCGATATCCATCGTAATCGTAACCGTCACGCCCGTACACAGCATCTTCCGCGTCCCTGAATTGGAGGAAACGAGAGCATACAAGAGACTTGAGCAAATCTGGGGAGCCCAAGCGGAGGGACCTCGCAAAGAAGCGGCGGCCCGAGCTTCGCACATGCGCATGTAACACGCGAGGGGGGGAGTTGAGGAGGAGGGGTTCGCGAGCAGCAACCCACGGGCTCCGCATAAAAGGACCGGCCGCGGTGGCCCCTCCCCCACCCGGGCATGCCGCACGCGGGCGCGTCCCTCCAAGCCGCCCCACGAGTCCTCCCACCCCGTTGTGATCTCCGCTTCCCGCCCTAGGGCTTGTTAGCCCGGGCACCCCGTCGGCGTCCACGTGGCCCCGGCGCAGGGGACACAGGAAAGCCGGCCAAGAGTAGTCATGGCTCCCGGCTCTCCCCAGGGCTTTCCGACTGCTCCCCTCACCCTGTCTGAAGCCATGCGTTTGCTTCCTCAGTGCAGGCCCCGGCTCCCCCTCTTCACAGGCTGCAGGGCGGGCCTGCGCCCTCCTCCGCCTTCCATCTCCCCTCCCCAGCCAGCTCTGTCCCGGGCCTCCTCCTCACCGCGGGTCTTCGAACTCCACAAAGGCGAAAGGGGGCCCTCCGCGGCGGTTCTTGAGATCTATGTCGCGGATGGCGCCGTACTTGTAGAACACGTCCTCTATGTCCTTGGTGCGGATGTCTGGGGGTAGGTTCCCCACATAGATGCGGCAATCATTGTTCCCGGCCGGGCCGCGGATCACTCCTCCTCCCGACATGGCGGTAGCGACGACGAAGAGAGGCGCGGACTAGAGAGCCGgatttccctcccccaccctccaaACACACAGCGGAGGAAACCTGCAAGCTACACCACGTCTCCCGCGGCTGCTCCAAAATGGCGCCCTTATCTGCCTGCTCCGCGCACGGATACGGGGGAGGGGAAGCTGAAGCAGATTCGCGGTCACGCTGCGCACGCGCAAGAACGTAACGGGCGCCTCTATGGGTTCGTTGCGCACGCGCGCTCGGCGTCACCCTCCGCGGTGacagaagaacttaaaaaagagTCCCGCGCCGGTATTATATGTCGAGTCGTCGAACTTCTGCGTGACAAAACCCAATGATGGAATCAAAACTCGGAAAGGAGTTGTATTTATTGGAGACTACTAGTTTCCGTCAGGCCAGGCCGTTTCTCTTAAGAAAGAGGAAGTCACGTCTCGTGGGCGGTTTGGCGCCTCGGGGGAGGGCTGAAATAGGCCCGGCAGCCGGCAATTCGGCCCATAATTCCGCACGACAGTAACGGCCTTTGGCGGGAAAATGCTGAGGGGCGGAGACAAGAGTAGAGTATAGCGGCTGGGGGGCGGGGACTGGATCTTGGAAAATCGGCGCGGCAGTCTGGAAGCGGAGGCGGCGAAGCTGCACGCGCGTAGGCGTGGGTGCAGCCCTTAATGGAGGCCGCGTGGCAGTTCCCGAGCAAGCGAGCAAGGGGGCTTTGCTGAGCTCTCTCTGCGTGGTTCGCGCTGACGTCAGCACGCAACGAGAGGTCTTGAATGAGCCCCCCAAGCGTTGATTCCCGGACCTATAAAGGGATGACGAAcataagtttcttgaagacagAACAATGATCAACTcttatttttgctatttcctGTGAactaaatcaagaaaaataaacaagttttttttttttttttataagtctGAAACACTTAACAACAAAACCATCTAGTtccagcacacacacacagtgtgaCTGCAGCTCTATGATCTATAGCAAATTGCCTTcctaaaggaagggaggaaaagagaatttgtgactcaaaatgtttaaaaaaaattgtttatttttaacatgtcATTGAGAAAAAGTAATTTTCGGGTAGATTAAATAGCAAAGATCTAAAGTAAAAATCGTATATAAttgaatggaagaaataaaataatttttatctgattttagTTGTAGCAAAACTTTCTAATGAAAATATGTTGCTATAACAATCTTTAATTTGACAACAGATTGCCATTTATTGTCTTATGCTTGTGACAAGGCACCTATgattagaaaacatttataattaagaagtttttaaatatatttttatttatttttaatagccttttatttacaggatatatgcatgggtaattttacagcattgacaattgccaaatcttttgttccaatttttctcctcctccccaccccctcccccagatggcaggatgaccagtagatgttaaatatattaaaatataaattagatacacaataagtatacatgaccaaaacgttattttactgtacaaaaagaatcagactctgaaatattgtacaattagcttgtgaaggaaatcaaaaatgcaggtgggcaaaaatatagggattgggaattcaatgtaatggtttttagtcatcacccagagttctttctctgggcgtagctggttcagttcattactgctccattagaaatgatttggttgatctcgttgctgaggatggcctgatccatcagaactggtcatcatctagtattgttgttgaagtgtataatgatctcctggtcctgctcatttcactcagcatcagttcgtgtaagtctctccaggcctttctgaaatcgtcctgctggtcatttcttaccaaacaataaaaaaaattctccaattgatgggcatattaagaaatttttttttaaaaagctattaaacctTTCAGTATAAAGGGTTGTGATTTGGAACCAGGTAGAATTCAGTATCTTTGTGTCCCCCTGCTGGGTACAGAATAGGCACTTTAAACATGTTTGGTAGTTTTTcagaaagagtactggattttaGAGTGCAAAGAACAAACATTGAAGTTGCTTTATCTCCCTATCCTCTGACctcctcaatttctccatctgtaaaatggggtggtACAATGACTTTACATTTTTGAAACACTTACCATCTTTCCTATCCTGGTGACTGAAATTCATCTCAGACCTTTCTAACTTTTCTTCCCAAGtttagaacaaaagatttgaGGCTTGGACAGAATCTTAGATGTCAATCTAGTACAAACCCCAATTACAGAAACTGAAAcaagctcagagaggttaattaaCAGCCAAAGTATCAATATATTAACTGattagtaagtattaagtactatgatacaaagaaagacaaaattagaCCTTTCCCTtggggagtttacaatctaatgggcaGGCAACAATTTGTAAATAATTATGTATGAACTCGATATACATAGTTTAAATTGGAATTAACCTAGAGAGAAGACACTACTCTTGCATTACTACTCTTTCCTCTTAAAAGTTATTTCTAAATGGGAAAAATTACTACCCTGTTgggacatttttctttatataatataattcctATAGATAACTACCAGTGAGGAGACATCCTACAGCATTTTGGCAACTCAACAATTTTGCAAGCAATTTTTAAGCAGTAACTAACATGCCAAGTATTTGGCTAGGTCTTGGAGATATAAGGAGATCAACTAGGTTCCTGGAaagagtgctgagcctgaagtcaaaaatactcatcttcctgagttcaaatttagccttggATATTTACCATCTACCAGACtcaaagcaagtcacttaactcagtgtgcctcactttccttatctataaaatgaattgtagaaggGAAGGGCTAACTGCAGCATTATATCTGCCAAAATAAACCCCTAAATAGGGTCCGAAACGAATTGTAAATGAATGACAGAGagatggacaaaaataaaaaccataccAGTTCTGGACCTCAAGGACCTTAACTTCTAAGAAGAAAAAGCATGCACAAATTAGTAAACacaaaggggtgtgtgtgtgtatgtgtgtgtgtgtgtgtgtgtgtgtgtgtggtgtgtgcatgtgtatagtaattacaaaataatttcagaaaagccccaATAAGCAGCAGCAGGGTGAGATACTGGATTTTAAAAAACCCTCCTTTTGAAGGGGACACTTGGACTGTGCTTTAAAGGAAGCAAGGCTT
This window contains:
- the SRSF1 gene encoding serine/arginine-rich splicing factor 1, encoding MSGGGVIRGPAGNNDCRIYVGNLPPDIRTKDIEDVFYKYGAIRDIDLKNRRGGPPFAFVEFEDPRDAEDAVYGRDGYDYDGYRLRVEFPRSGRGTGRGGGGGGGGGGAPRGRYGPPSRRSEYRVVVSGLPPSGSWQDLKDHMREAGDVCYADVYRDGTGVVEFVRKEDMTYAVRKLDNTKFRSHEGETAYIRVKVDGPRSPSYGRSRSRSRSRSRSRSRSNSRSRSYSPRRSRGSPRYSPRHSRSRSRT